From a single Aquincola tertiaricarbonis genomic region:
- a CDS encoding ABC transporter permease: MTAAVPVAHAAPAARPRPGGMVRRIAQEEWRLLRRDKVAMPALVLLLMLLVAAAFTAWDSQRNAEAQRSRYQAQAHEDFESQPDRHPHRMVHYGHFVFRPLSPLAAFDPGVDGYTGHTLYLEGHRQNSANFGDVRQSSLLLRFGQLTPAFVLQVLAPLLLVFIGHASVARERESGTLRVLLAQGLRPGQLVAGKLLALGGVAALMLLPAAVALAAITVTTTAPAGLAALLLAAHGLWLALWVLAVVAVSAWLPRGRDALVALLAAWACSVVLVPRLAPEAAASLQALPTRFETDIQVARELAALGDSHNPDDPYFSAFKRQVLAQYGVSRVEDLPVNYKGLLGMEGERLTSELFNRHAAESFGRQATQLQWVDRFALLSPVLALRRVSMAAAGTDLASYRRFVEQAEQYRYRLVQALNQLQAEKVQFAQDKSTRDVRIGREHWHGLADFSFTPPPVADALRRAAPAAGVLLGWAGVLALLLAAATRRLGRMVR, encoded by the coding sequence ATGACGGCCGCCGTGCCCGTGGCCCATGCCGCGCCGGCCGCCCGCCCGCGCCCTGGCGGCATGGTGCGCCGCATCGCCCAGGAGGAGTGGCGGCTGCTGCGCCGCGACAAGGTGGCGATGCCCGCGCTGGTGCTGCTGCTGATGCTGCTGGTGGCCGCCGCCTTCACCGCCTGGGACAGCCAGCGCAACGCCGAGGCGCAGCGCAGCCGCTACCAGGCGCAGGCGCATGAAGACTTCGAATCGCAGCCCGACCGCCACCCGCACCGCATGGTGCATTACGGTCACTTCGTGTTCCGGCCCCTGAGCCCGCTGGCCGCCTTCGACCCCGGCGTGGATGGCTACACCGGCCACACGCTGTACCTGGAAGGCCACCGGCAGAACAGCGCCAACTTCGGCGACGTGCGGCAGTCGTCGCTGCTGCTGCGCTTCGGCCAGCTCACGCCCGCCTTCGTGCTGCAGGTGCTGGCGCCGCTGCTGCTGGTGTTCATCGGCCATGCATCGGTGGCGCGCGAGCGTGAATCGGGCACGCTGCGGGTGCTGCTGGCCCAGGGCCTGCGGCCCGGCCAGCTGGTGGCCGGCAAGCTGCTGGCGCTGGGCGGCGTGGCGGCCTTGATGCTGCTGCCCGCTGCGGTGGCGCTGGCGGCCATCACCGTCACCACCACGGCACCGGCCGGCCTGGCCGCGCTGCTGCTGGCCGCGCACGGGCTGTGGCTGGCGCTGTGGGTGCTGGCGGTGGTGGCGGTCTCGGCCTGGTTGCCGCGCGGGCGCGACGCGCTGGTGGCGCTGCTGGCCGCCTGGGCCTGCAGCGTGGTGCTGGTGCCGCGGCTGGCGCCGGAGGCTGCGGCATCGCTGCAGGCCCTGCCCACCCGCTTCGAGACCGACATCCAGGTGGCCCGCGAGCTGGCCGCGCTGGGCGACAGCCACAACCCCGACGACCCGTACTTCAGCGCCTTCAAACGCCAGGTGCTGGCGCAGTACGGCGTAAGCCGGGTGGAAGACCTGCCCGTCAACTACAAGGGCCTGCTGGGCATGGAGGGGGAGCGGTTGACCAGCGAACTGTTCAACCGCCACGCCGCCGAGAGCTTCGGCCGCCAGGCCACGCAGCTGCAGTGGGTGGACCGCTTTGCGCTGCTGAGCCCGGTGCTGGCGCTGCGCCGCGTGTCCATGGCCGCGGCCGGCACCGACCTGGCCAGCTACCGGCGTTTCGTGGAGCAGGCCGAGCAATACCGCTACCGCCTGGTGCAGGCACTGAACCAGTTGCAGGCGGAGAAGGTGCAGTTTGCGCAGGACAAGTCCACGCGCGACGTGCGCATCGGCCGCGAGCACTGGCACGGCCTGGCCGACTTCTCCTTCACGCCGCCGCCGGTCGCCGATGCGCTGCGTCGGGCCGCGCCCGCGGCCGGCGTGCTGCTGGGCTGGGCCGGCGTGCTGGCGCTGCTGCTGGCCGCGGCCACCCGCCGCCTGGGGAGGATGGTGCGATGA
- a CDS encoding 4-oxalomesaconate tautomerase translates to MQRTIPCVLMRAGTSRGPFFLREWLPADERERDEVLIGAIGASDPLQVDGVGGGSTLTSKVAIVSRSQEPGCDVDYLFAQVGVGQRSVDTRPNCGNMLSGVAPFAIEQGLVQARDGETTVRVFNVNTRSRIDVTVLTPGRRVVYAGDTRIDGVAGTAAPIRLNFLDAWGAVTGSLFPTGRRIDRIDGVDVTCIDAAMPLVIVRAADLGLAGGETPAELDGNATLLLRLEKLRRAAGEAMGLGDVSQSVIPKPVIASEGDSPDSITSRYFTPRRCHASHAVTGAIGVATALALPGTVASGRKGVAGVRQIAVLHPQGRIDIEVAVEGEGNDAVIRRAALVRTARKILQGQLELPDYVFPTSTEGDKPMKKILAPAALAAAALIGAAVPAVAQTYPTKTITIVVPTAAGGGNDAMARTIAQKLGPLLGQTIIIDNRAGANGSIASEFVARAAPDGHTLMLGYIATHAMNPALQKLRYDPVANFEPIGLVGYSPTLMVANANTKVKDVKDLVAQLKAKPDSYTYASAGNGTAPHFAAELFKLNAGVEMLGVPYKGAAPAVSDTIGGQTQFMFPSLFTALPHVKAGKLKALAVAGPKRSHLLPDVPTLKEAGVDGVEVQQWYGFFAPAKTPKPVIEKLNRALNQVLADPEIVKRLEDHGADVETSTPEAFGALVKTELDKWKSVVQRARLTAD, encoded by the coding sequence ATGCAACGAACCATCCCTTGTGTGCTGATGCGGGCCGGCACTTCCCGCGGCCCGTTTTTCCTGCGTGAATGGCTGCCGGCCGACGAGCGTGAGCGCGACGAAGTGCTGATCGGCGCCATCGGCGCCAGCGATCCGCTGCAGGTCGACGGCGTGGGCGGCGGCAGCACCCTCACCAGCAAGGTCGCCATCGTTTCGCGCTCCCAGGAGCCGGGCTGCGACGTCGACTACCTGTTCGCCCAGGTGGGCGTGGGCCAGCGCTCGGTGGACACGCGGCCCAACTGCGGCAACATGCTCTCGGGCGTCGCGCCCTTCGCCATCGAGCAGGGCCTGGTGCAGGCCCGGGACGGCGAGACCACCGTGCGGGTGTTCAACGTCAACACCCGCTCGCGTATCGACGTGACGGTGCTGACCCCCGGCCGCCGGGTGGTGTACGCGGGTGACACCCGCATCGACGGCGTGGCCGGTACCGCGGCGCCGATCCGCCTCAATTTCCTGGACGCCTGGGGCGCCGTCACCGGATCGTTGTTTCCCACCGGCCGCCGCATCGACCGCATCGACGGCGTGGACGTCACCTGCATCGACGCGGCGATGCCGCTGGTCATCGTGCGGGCGGCCGACCTGGGCCTGGCCGGTGGCGAGACGCCGGCCGAGCTGGACGGCAACGCCACGCTGCTGTTGCGCCTGGAAAAGCTGCGCCGCGCCGCCGGCGAGGCCATGGGCCTGGGCGACGTTTCGCAGAGCGTGATTCCCAAGCCGGTGATCGCCAGCGAAGGCGACAGCCCCGACAGCATCACCTCGCGCTACTTCACGCCGCGCCGCTGCCATGCCTCGCATGCCGTCACCGGCGCCATCGGCGTGGCCACCGCCTTGGCGCTGCCCGGCACCGTGGCCAGCGGCCGCAAAGGGGTGGCAGGCGTGCGCCAGATCGCGGTGCTGCATCCGCAGGGCCGCATCGACATCGAGGTGGCGGTGGAAGGCGAGGGCAACGACGCCGTGATCCGCCGCGCCGCCCTGGTGCGCACCGCCCGAAAGATCTTGCAGGGGCAGCTGGAGCTGCCCGACTACGTGTTCCCCACATCCACAGAAGGAGACAAGCCCATGAAGAAGATCCTGGCCCCCGCCGCCCTGGCCGCCGCCGCCCTCATCGGCGCCGCCGTGCCCGCCGTGGCGCAGACCTATCCCACCAAGACGATCACCATCGTCGTGCCCACGGCCGCCGGTGGCGGCAACGACGCGATGGCCCGCACCATCGCGCAGAAGCTGGGACCGCTGCTGGGCCAGACCATCATCATCGACAACCGGGCCGGCGCCAACGGCTCCATCGCCAGCGAGTTCGTGGCCCGCGCCGCGCCCGATGGCCACACGCTGATGCTGGGCTACATCGCCACCCATGCGATGAACCCCGCGCTGCAGAAGCTGCGCTACGACCCGGTGGCCAACTTCGAGCCCATCGGCCTGGTGGGCTATTCGCCCACGCTGATGGTGGCCAACGCCAACACCAAGGTGAAGGACGTCAAGGACCTGGTGGCCCAGCTCAAGGCCAAGCCCGACAGCTACACCTATGCCTCGGCCGGCAACGGCACGGCGCCGCACTTCGCGGCCGAGCTGTTCAAGCTCAATGCCGGCGTCGAGATGCTGGGCGTGCCCTACAAGGGCGCGGCGCCCGCGGTCAGCGACACCATCGGCGGCCAGACGCAGTTCATGTTCCCCAGCCTCTTCACCGCGCTGCCACACGTCAAGGCCGGCAAGCTGAAGGCGCTGGCCGTGGCCGGCCCCAAGCGCTCGCACCTGCTGCCCGACGTGCCCACGCTGAAGGAGGCCGGCGTCGATGGCGTCGAGGTGCAGCAGTGGTACGGCTTCTTCGCGCCGGCCAAGACGCCCAAGCCGGTGATCGAGAAGCTCAACCGCGCGCTGAACCAGGTGCTGGCCGATCCCGAGATCGTCAAGCGGCTGGAGGACCACGGCGCCGACGTGGAGACCAGCACGCCCGAGGCCTTCGGCGCGCTGGTCAAGACCGAGCTGGACAAGTGGAAGAGCGTGGTGCAGCGCGCCCGCCTGACCGCCGACTGA
- a CDS encoding FAS1-like dehydratase domain-containing protein, with product MSTPHTETVDAAALAAWIGRSETLRDQVGATPVLALSATLDHPAAEAPAGTPLPPLWHWLYFLPRHRQSEIGADGHARRGGFLPPVPLPRRMWAGGRFQFHAPLRVGDEIERTSTIEDVQVKHGRTGTLVFVTVRHEVRRHGESAPVIVEHHDIVYRAAQQPGDAPPPPQAAETGAPWQREIVPDDVLLFRYSALTFNGHRIHYDRKYVTEVEGYPGLIVHGPLIATLLMDLLRRQAPGAEVASFRFKAVRPTFDLHPFRVNGAPSADGKTVRLWAQDHEGWLTMDAVATLR from the coding sequence ATGAGCACCCCCCACACCGAAACGGTGGACGCCGCCGCCTTGGCCGCCTGGATCGGCCGCAGCGAAACCCTGCGTGACCAGGTGGGCGCCACGCCCGTGCTGGCCTTGTCCGCGACGCTGGACCATCCAGCCGCAGAGGCCCCAGCCGGCACGCCCTTGCCGCCACTGTGGCACTGGCTGTACTTCCTGCCGCGCCACCGCCAGTCGGAAATCGGCGCCGACGGCCATGCCAGGCGCGGCGGCTTTCTGCCGCCGGTGCCGCTGCCGAGGCGCATGTGGGCGGGTGGGCGTTTCCAGTTCCATGCGCCGCTGCGCGTGGGCGACGAGATCGAGCGCACCTCCACCATCGAGGACGTGCAGGTCAAGCACGGCCGCACCGGCACGCTGGTGTTCGTCACCGTGCGGCACGAGGTGCGCCGCCATGGCGAGTCGGCGCCGGTCATCGTCGAGCACCACGACATCGTCTACCGCGCGGCCCAGCAGCCGGGCGATGCACCCCCGCCGCCGCAGGCCGCCGAGACCGGCGCGCCCTGGCAGCGCGAGATCGTGCCCGACGACGTGCTGCTGTTCCGCTACTCGGCGCTGACCTTCAACGGCCACCGCATCCACTACGACCGCAAGTACGTGACCGAGGTGGAGGGCTACCCGGGCTTGATCGTGCACGGCCCGCTGATCGCCACGCTGCTGATGGACCTGCTGCGCCGCCAGGCGCCCGGGGCCGAGGTGGCCAGCTTCCGCTTCAAGGCCGTGCGGCCCACCTTCGACCTCCATCCCTTCCGCGTCAACGGCGCGCCTTCGGCCGACGGCAAGACCGTGCGGCTGTGGGCCCAGGACCATGAAGGCTGGCTGACGATGGATGCCGTGGCCACGCTGCGCTAG
- a CDS encoding TonB-dependent siderophore receptor: MPRLISAGHRRSAPRSLVATFPCRPHPLVLALAGLAAPALAQTPAEPAQAVEVVGRTQSGAYHAAEAAGAKSDLSLRELPQSVRVVTRQAIDDLGATKLDDVLDYVGGVSRQNNFGGLWDNIAIRGLPGNENTGMATLLNGFSSNRGFNAPRDLAGVERIEFLKGTAAALYGSSEPGGTLNIVSKQPLWRSGHSLEGYVGSYGLKRTALDSTGPLGERFAYRLNLALEDRDSFRDHVSARRQVLAPAFTWRLSADTTLDYVGELLRHQTPLDRGVVAVDNRLGAIPVSRFLGEPADGDVTVANQTHQFILTHHWNDDWRSRVGLSARRTTLDGFSTEATALRADGTLTRQRRYRDYESEDVALQAELQGKLRTGTVAHELLVGLETFRFRMDSVMLRINPSSTAPYAINIYDPVYGQAQPTPVANTSTLERQRNTALYMQDAITLAPAWRLVAGLRMDRYDQSLDNRRTGVTTDQQPNATSPRIGLSWLATPQWTVYANAGRSFRPNTGSDVGANSFSPERGKALELGAKWESADRRLGATAALFHIEKNNVLTADPANAGFSVAAGQIRSRGAEFDLAGQVSSHWRVNASLVVNDVEITRDNTLEVGGRLLNVPKVNGSLLAVWEDTLASGQRYGIGGGVTHMGKRLGQARTQAEANAGTPAFELPAYTTAKLTGYWRITPTLRLTLDVDNLFDRDYYTSSYSRVWVTPGTPRNFTLGLQARF, from the coding sequence ATGCCTCGCCTGATCTCCGCCGGCCATCGCCGGTCTGCCCCCCGTTCCCTGGTCGCCACCTTCCCCTGCCGACCCCATCCCCTGGTGTTGGCGCTGGCCGGCCTGGCCGCGCCAGCCCTGGCCCAGACCCCCGCCGAACCCGCCCAGGCGGTGGAAGTGGTGGGCCGCACCCAGTCGGGCGCTTACCACGCGGCCGAAGCCGCCGGCGCCAAGAGCGACCTGTCGCTGCGCGAGCTGCCGCAGTCGGTGCGCGTGGTCACCCGCCAGGCCATCGACGACCTGGGCGCCACCAAGCTGGACGACGTGCTGGACTACGTGGGCGGTGTCTCGCGCCAGAACAACTTCGGCGGCCTGTGGGACAACATCGCCATCCGCGGCCTGCCCGGCAACGAGAACACCGGCATGGCCACGCTGCTCAACGGCTTCTCGTCCAACCGCGGCTTCAACGCGCCGCGCGACCTGGCCGGCGTGGAGCGCATCGAGTTCCTCAAGGGCACGGCCGCCGCGCTGTACGGCAGCAGCGAGCCCGGCGGCACGCTGAACATCGTGTCCAAGCAGCCGCTGTGGCGCAGCGGCCATTCGCTCGAAGGCTATGTCGGCAGCTATGGCCTCAAGCGCACCGCGCTCGACAGTACCGGCCCGCTGGGCGAGCGCTTCGCCTATCGCCTGAACCTCGCGCTGGAAGACCGCGACAGCTTCCGTGACCACGTCAGCGCCAGGCGGCAGGTGCTGGCGCCGGCCTTCACCTGGCGCCTGTCGGCGGACACCACGCTGGACTACGTGGGCGAACTGCTGCGCCACCAGACGCCGCTGGACCGCGGCGTGGTGGCGGTGGACAACCGGCTGGGCGCCATCCCGGTCAGCCGCTTCCTGGGCGAGCCGGCCGATGGTGACGTGACGGTGGCCAACCAGACCCACCAGTTCATCCTCACCCACCACTGGAACGACGACTGGCGCAGCCGCGTGGGCCTGTCGGCCCGCCGCACCACGCTGGACGGTTTCTCCACCGAGGCCACTGCGCTGCGCGCCGACGGCACGCTGACCCGCCAGCGCCGCTACCGCGACTACGAGTCCGAGGACGTGGCGCTGCAGGCCGAGCTGCAAGGCAAGCTGCGCACCGGCACGGTGGCGCATGAGCTGCTGGTGGGCCTGGAGACCTTCCGCTTCCGCATGGACAGCGTGATGCTGCGCATCAACCCCAGCAGCACCGCGCCCTACGCCATCAACATCTACGACCCGGTGTACGGCCAGGCCCAGCCCACGCCGGTGGCCAACACCAGCACGCTGGAACGCCAGCGCAACACCGCGCTCTATATGCAAGACGCGATCACGCTGGCACCGGCCTGGCGCCTGGTGGCCGGCCTGCGCATGGACCGCTACGACCAGTCGCTGGACAACCGGCGCACTGGGGTCACCACCGATCAGCAGCCCAACGCCACCTCGCCGCGCATCGGCCTGAGCTGGCTGGCCACGCCGCAATGGACGGTGTATGCCAATGCAGGCCGCTCCTTCCGGCCCAACACCGGCAGTGACGTGGGTGCCAACAGCTTCAGCCCCGAGCGCGGCAAGGCGCTGGAACTGGGCGCCAAGTGGGAAAGCGCCGACCGCCGGCTGGGCGCCACGGCGGCGCTGTTCCACATCGAGAAGAACAACGTGCTCACCGCCGACCCGGCCAATGCCGGCTTCTCGGTGGCCGCGGGCCAGATCCGCAGCCGCGGCGCGGAGTTCGACCTGGCGGGCCAGGTCAGCAGCCACTGGCGCGTGAATGCCAGCCTGGTGGTCAACGACGTGGAGATCACGCGCGACAACACGCTGGAAGTGGGCGGGCGGCTGCTCAACGTGCCCAAGGTCAACGGCAGCCTGCTGGCGGTGTGGGAAGACACGCTGGCCAGCGGCCAGCGCTACGGCATCGGCGGCGGCGTCACCCACATGGGCAAGCGCCTGGGCCAGGCCCGCACCCAGGCCGAGGCCAATGCCGGCACGCCCGCGTTCGAACTGCCCGCCTATACCACCGCCAAGCTCACCGGCTACTGGCGCATCACGCCCACGCTGCGGCTGACGCTGGACGTGGACAACCTCTTCGACCGCGACTACTACACCAGCTCCTACAGCCGCGTGTGGGTGACGCCGGGTACGCCGCGCAACTTCACGCTGGGCCTGCAGGCCCGGTTCTGA
- a CDS encoding porin has protein sequence MKHPHPVALAAAALVAGTAAQAQSNVTVSGIADAAVRVVSNQDRGSVKSLVSGSNNTSRLIFRGTEDLGDGLSAGFHLEHGIRLDSGEAVQSTQFWDRRATVSLASRTLGELRAGRDFVPSYVAWSRHDPFSYVGVGGSTNLISATPNGPIRNTFGTAANTVVRSSNAVQWIAPAGLGGFEGGVLVAAGEGGTAASGQAKVMGLRAGWAGGGFNLGAAHTRSENDRTEAAGAFKDTTLGGGWDAGVARVSLAWRRFDQADARQTNWLLGAWVPVGVGEVKFSYLKADFSGRVGRTDIGANGSRQLAAGYVHPLSKRTAVYATVARIDNDGASALAIPGGAAGLAAGKRSTGTELGLRHNF, from the coding sequence ATGAAGCATCCGCACCCCGTCGCCCTGGCCGCCGCCGCGCTGGTGGCCGGCACCGCCGCCCAGGCCCAGTCCAACGTCACCGTCAGCGGCATTGCCGATGCGGCGGTGCGCGTCGTCTCCAACCAGGACCGCGGCAGCGTCAAGTCGCTGGTCAGCGGCAGCAACAACACCAGCCGCCTGATCTTCCGCGGCACCGAGGACCTGGGGGATGGCCTGTCGGCCGGCTTCCACCTGGAGCACGGCATCCGCCTGGACAGCGGCGAAGCGGTGCAGAGCACGCAGTTTTGGGACCGCCGCGCCACCGTGAGCCTGGCCAGCCGCACGCTGGGTGAGCTGCGCGCCGGCCGCGACTTCGTGCCCAGCTACGTCGCCTGGAGCCGCCACGACCCGTTCAGCTACGTGGGCGTCGGTGGGTCCACCAACCTGATCTCGGCAACGCCCAACGGCCCCATCCGCAACACCTTCGGCACCGCGGCCAACACCGTGGTGCGCTCCAGCAATGCAGTGCAGTGGATCGCGCCGGCCGGCCTGGGCGGCTTCGAAGGGGGCGTGCTGGTGGCCGCCGGTGAAGGCGGCACCGCCGCTTCGGGCCAGGCCAAGGTGATGGGCCTGCGTGCCGGCTGGGCGGGCGGTGGCTTCAACCTGGGCGCGGCCCACACCCGCAGCGAAAACGACCGCACCGAGGCGGCTGGCGCCTTCAAGGACACCACCCTCGGCGGCGGCTGGGATGCCGGCGTGGCGCGTGTCTCGCTGGCCTGGCGCCGCTTCGACCAGGCCGATGCCAGGCAGACCAACTGGCTGCTGGGCGCCTGGGTGCCCGTGGGTGTGGGCGAAGTGAAGTTCTCGTACCTGAAGGCCGATTTCTCCGGCCGCGTGGGCCGCACCGACATCGGCGCCAACGGCAGCCGCCAGCTGGCCGCCGGCTATGTGCACCCGTTGTCCAAGCGCACTGCGGTGTACGCCACGGTGGCCCGCATCGACAACGACGGCGCCAGCGCGCTGGCCATTCCGGGCGGCGCCGCCGGCCTGGCCGCGGGTAAGCGCTCCACCGGTACCGAGCTCGGCCTGCGCCACAACTTCTGA
- the fliK gene encoding flagellar hook-length control protein FliK — MAQRISAISPVARVPATWPSAREAGQPATPASPAPVAARPPSGGTLGDSTLGALPSMRPGLPPGLLAAATDPQGRQGGHPGQAPGAGNGETLPAPLQATQLPGEAQLLRAGSNPAAPLAAAWRALVLSGHRLPAEPGPGAPASLGLALELGLAAAAQAAGRAARGTPAVGGDGRASEPPGAPAVPRTAPAAGMAALARPAGTPAWSGEPALPAWATAEFPSLALLPLAASQSMVPPPTAEPRLPALPTMGPDKLGFLLHAWNGQPVAMRLVEAEPEDPPPPPPPPPPVRGVPAMRLALDMPMLGRLVVQLQLAPGGVWMAMAVEQEAALPCIQAALPEFTVALAQAGLRLLRWRLERGAGHGAAFATPPLMLPPGPAALAPALFRAAAEVVLVLQQVDALVAADGWPDAEDG, encoded by the coding sequence ATGGCCCAACGCATCTCCGCCATCTCGCCCGTCGCCCGCGTGCCGGCCACCTGGCCCAGCGCCCGCGAGGCCGGGCAGCCCGCCACGCCGGCCAGCCCGGCGCCGGTGGCGGCGCGGCCGCCCTCCGGCGGCACGCTGGGCGATTCGACGCTGGGCGCACTGCCCTCGATGCGGCCCGGGCTGCCGCCCGGCTTGCTGGCGGCGGCGACCGACCCTCAAGGCCGCCAGGGCGGCCACCCCGGCCAGGCCCCCGGCGCCGGCAACGGCGAGACCCTGCCAGCGCCCTTGCAGGCCACACAACTGCCCGGTGAAGCCCAACTGCTGCGCGCCGGCAGCAACCCGGCCGCACCGCTGGCAGCCGCCTGGCGGGCCCTGGTGCTCAGCGGCCACCGGCTGCCGGCCGAGCCGGGGCCCGGCGCACCGGCCAGCCTGGGTCTGGCGCTGGAGCTGGGCCTGGCCGCCGCGGCGCAAGCCGCCGGCCGCGCCGCCCGGGGCACGCCCGCGGTGGGCGGCGATGGCCGCGCCTCCGAGCCGCCCGGCGCGCCGGCGGTGCCACGGACTGCGCCCGCTGCCGGCATGGCCGCGCTGGCCCGGCCCGCCGGCACCCCGGCCTGGAGCGGCGAGCCGGCGCTGCCGGCTTGGGCCACCGCCGAATTTCCTTCGCTGGCCCTGCTGCCGCTGGCGGCCTCGCAGTCCATGGTGCCGCCGCCGACGGCCGAGCCACGGCTGCCGGCGCTGCCCACCATGGGCCCCGACAAGCTGGGCTTTTTGCTGCACGCCTGGAATGGCCAACCCGTGGCCATGCGCCTGGTGGAAGCGGAGCCCGAAGACCCGCCTCCGCCTCCGCCTCCGCCGCCGCCGGTGCGCGGCGTGCCGGCCATGCGGCTGGCGCTGGACATGCCGATGCTCGGCCGGCTGGTGGTGCAGCTGCAGCTGGCCCCGGGCGGCGTGTGGATGGCGATGGCGGTGGAGCAGGAGGCCGCCCTGCCCTGCATCCAGGCCGCGCTGCCCGAATTCACCGTGGCGCTGGCCCAGGCCGGCCTGCGCCTGCTGCGTTGGCGGCTGGAACGCGGCGCCGGCCATGGCGCTGCCTTCGCCACCCCGCCGCTGATGCTGCCGCCCGGCCCCGCGGCGCTGGCGCCCGCCCTGTTCCGCGCCGCCGCCGAGGTGGTGCTGGTGCTGCAGCAGGTGGACGCGCTGGTGGCCGCCGACGGATGGCCCGACGCCGAAGACGGCTGA
- a CDS encoding ABC transporter ATP-binding protein has product MTHTIAPSAVLQANGVTARYGTRTVLHGLDLEVQAGEIYALLGANGAGKTTTLSLFLGFLQPASGQVRVDGLDPVTQPAAARSRLAYIPENVALYEHLSARENLSYLLHLAGQPAEAGDIGRALAEAGLDTAAHDRRVGGFSKGMRQKVAIALALARRVPALLLDEPTSGLDPRATAEFSRLLLWLRAQGVAVLMVTHDLLGAADVADRIGFIDGGRLREEVGATGSERFDVRELHKRYAAPEVAA; this is encoded by the coding sequence ATGACCCACACCATCGCTCCTTCCGCCGTGCTGCAGGCCAACGGCGTCACCGCCCGCTACGGCACGCGCACCGTGCTGCACGGGCTCGACCTCGAGGTGCAGGCCGGCGAGATCTATGCGCTGCTGGGTGCCAACGGCGCCGGCAAGACCACCACGCTCAGCCTGTTCCTGGGCTTCCTGCAGCCGGCCTCCGGCCAGGTGCGGGTGGACGGCCTCGACCCGGTGACCCAGCCCGCCGCCGCCCGCAGCCGGCTGGCCTACATCCCCGAAAACGTGGCCTTGTACGAGCACCTGAGCGCGCGCGAAAACCTGAGCTACCTGCTGCACCTGGCCGGTCAGCCGGCCGAGGCGGGGGACATCGGCCGCGCGCTGGCGGAAGCCGGCCTGGACACGGCCGCCCACGACCGCCGCGTGGGCGGCTTCTCCAAGGGCATGCGGCAGAAGGTGGCCATCGCGCTGGCGCTGGCGCGGCGGGTGCCGGCGCTGCTGCTGGACGAACCCACCTCGGGCCTGGACCCCCGCGCCACCGCCGAATTCAGCCGCCTGCTGCTGTGGCTGCGGGCCCAGGGCGTGGCGGTGCTGATGGTCACCCACGACCTGCTGGGCGCGGCCGACGTGGCCGACCGCATCGGCTTCATCGACGGCGGCCGCCTGCGCGAGGAGGTAGGCGCCACCGGCAGCGAGCGCTTCGACGTGCGCGAGCTGCACAAGCGCTATGCCGCGCCCGAGGTGGCGGCATGA
- a CDS encoding flagellin N-terminal helical domain-containing protein gives MLSLHTNSAALSTTSAVTNTQRGLSTSLTRLGTGYRINSAMDDAAGLQIATRLDAQTRGMSVAMRNTQNGISMMQTAEGAFDEVTNILLRMKDLATEASNGSATADDKTAMQAEYDALGSELKNIVSNTSFGGEKLFGTGTSTASMSVSKFSATGGVTFQIGAASSETMLVNISTAANSLTADSGSLGLISSTYDSTAGAGSVGTELTSSPNATIALIDTAIKDVSTVRSALGAASNRLDHVYNNLSNMSTNTAAAKSRITDVDYASETANMTSKQLLLQAGTSMLKQSSSMSQLALSLLN, from the coding sequence ATGCTGAGCCTGCACACCAATTCCGCCGCCCTGTCGACCACCAGCGCCGTGACCAACACGCAGCGCGGCCTGTCCACCTCGCTGACCCGCCTGGGCACCGGCTATCGCATCAACAGCGCGATGGACGACGCCGCCGGCCTGCAGATCGCCACCCGCCTGGACGCCCAGACCCGCGGCATGAGCGTGGCCATGCGCAACACGCAAAACGGCATCTCCATGATGCAGACGGCCGAAGGCGCCTTCGACGAAGTCACCAACATCCTGCTGCGCATGAAGGACCTGGCCACCGAAGCCTCCAACGGCTCGGCCACCGCCGACGACAAGACCGCCATGCAGGCCGAGTACGACGCCCTGGGCTCGGAACTCAAGAACATCGTCTCCAACACCTCCTTCGGTGGCGAGAAGCTGTTCGGCACCGGCACCAGCACGGCCTCCATGTCGGTCAGCAAGTTCTCGGCGACCGGCGGCGTGACCTTCCAGATCGGCGCAGCCAGCAGCGAAACCATGCTGGTCAACATCTCGACCGCCGCCAACAGCCTGACGGCCGACTCCGGCTCGCTCGGCCTGATCAGCTCCACCTACGACTCGACGGCAGGCGCCGGCAGCGTGGGCACCGAGCTGACCAGCTCGCCCAACGCCACCATCGCCCTGATCGACACCGCCATCAAGGACGTCTCGACCGTCCGCTCGGCCCTGGGCGCTGCGTCCAACCGCCTGGACCACGTCTACAACAACCTGTCGAACATGAGCACCAACACCGCTGCCGCCAAGAGCCGCATCACCGATGTGGACTACGCCAGCGAAACCGCCAACATGACCAGCAAGCAGCTGCTGCTGCAGGCCGGCACCTCGATGCTCAAGCAATCGTCCAGCATGAGCCAGCTCGCCCTGTCGCTGCTGAACTGA